From the genome of Perca flavescens isolate YP-PL-M2 chromosome 12, PFLA_1.0, whole genome shotgun sequence, one region includes:
- the LOC114565414 gene encoding chitinase 3-like, with amino-acid sequence TTLPVSPAVNSTTLPVSPADNSTTLPVSPADNSTTLPVSPAENRTTLPVSPAENRTTLPVSPADNSTTLPVSPADNRTTLPVSPADNSTTLPVSPAENSTSSTDSISPNPSTTNSSTTSVLVNISTTSAPKASDTTPLSTTSTSSTSTPTDTPPSPPSAVSSTTEHSMTSSTTASSSDVSTNSAAMSAATPTSQDSSSTTSTQLDGLTTSASTVSAVTAGTTLTDTRTTQDTTSVTSSPADTHIVVIDLKASVLSKNGENEDVIFEAISNFISQTLLQLNCKGCSSTIRQMKRT; translated from the exons accactttaccagtctcaccagcagttaacagcacaactttaccagtctcaccagcagataacagcacaactttaccAGTCTCACCAGCAGATAACAGCACCACTTTACCAGTCTCACCAGCAGAAAACCGCACAACTTTACCAGTCTCACCAGCAGAAAACCGCACAACTTTACCAGTCTCACCAGCAGataacagcacaactttaccAGTCTCACCAGCAGATAACCGCACAACTTTACCAGTCTCACCAGCAGataacagcacaactttaccCGTCTCACCAGCAGAGAACAGCACATCATCTACAGACTCTATTTCTCCAAATCCCAGCACAACAAACAGCAGTACCACGTCTGTACTTGTAAATATCAGCACAACTTCAGCACCCAAAGCTTCTGACACAACACCACTAAGCACAACAAGTACAAGCAGTACATCTACACCCACAGATACCCCCCCATCTCCACCATCCGCAGTGTCTTCAACAACAGAACACAGTATGACAAGCAGCACTACTGCATCATCATCAGATGTGAGCACAAACTCAGCCGCCATGTCTGCTGCTACGCCAACCAGCCAAGACAGTAGCAGTACCACATCTACGCAATTAGATGGCCTCACAACTTCAGCATCCACAGTCTCCGCAGTAACAG CAGGGACAACACTGACAGACACCAGGACAACTCAGGATACCACTAGTGTCACATCTTCACCAGCAG ATACCCATATAGTGGTAATTGACCTGAAAGCTTCTGTTTTATCCAAGAATGGGGAAAATGAAGATGTGATTTTTGAGGCTATCTCCAAT TTTATTTCCCAGACCCTTCTCCAGCTGAACTGTAAGGGCTGCTCATCAACTATCAGACAGATGAAACGCACCTGA